A window from Drosophila miranda strain MSH22 chromosome Y unlocalized genomic scaffold, D.miranda_PacBio2.1 Contig_Y2_pilon, whole genome shotgun sequence encodes these proteins:
- the LOC117192209 gene encoding 60S ribosomal protein L3 — MSHRKFSAPRHGSMAFYPKKRSARHRGKVKAFPKDDASKPVHLTCFIGYKAGMTHIVREADRPGSKINKKEVVEAVTVLETPPMIVVGAVGYIETPFGLRALVNVWAQHLSEECRRRFYKNWYKSKKKAFTKTSKKWTDDLGKKSIENDFRKMLRYCKVIRVIAHSQIRLIKQRQKKAHIMEIQLNGGSIEDKVKWAREHLEKPIQVSNVFGQDEMIDCVGVTKGKGFKGVTSRWHTKKLPRKTHKGLRKVACIGAWHPSRVSTTVARAGQKGYHHRTEINKKIYRIGAGIHTKDGKVIKNNASTEYDLTDKSITPMGGFPHYGEVNNDFVMIKGCCIGSKKRIITLRKSLLKHTKRSALEQIKLKFIDTSSKMGHGRFQTPADKLAFMGPLKKDRLKEEAAATTSAAPAAAATA, encoded by the coding sequence ATGTCTCATCGTAAGTTCTCCGCGCCTCGCCATGGCTCCATGGCCTTCTACCccaagaagcgctcagcacgCCATCGTGGCAAGGTTAAGGCTTTCCCCAAGGATGATGCCAGCAAGCCCGTTCATCTGACTTGCTTCATCGGCTACAAGGCCGGTATGACCCACATTGTGCGTGAGGCTGACCGTCCTGGTTCCAAGATTAACAAGAAGGAGGTCGTTGAGGCCGTCACCGTTCTGGAGACCCCACCCATGATTGTGGTTGGTGCCGTCGGTTATATCGAGACTCCATTCGGTCTTCGTGCTTTGGTCAATGTTTGGGCCCAGCATCTGTCCGAGGAGTGCCGTCGTCGCTTCTACAAGAACTGGTACAAGAGCAAGAAGAAGGCCTTCACCAAGACCAGCAAGAAGTGGACCGATGATCTTGGAAAGAAGAGCATCGAGAATGACTTCCGCAAGATGCTGCGTTACTGCAAGGTCATCCGTGTGATTGCCCACTCGCAGATCCGCTTGATTAAGCAGCGTCAAAAGAAGGCTCACATCATGGAGATCCAGCTGAACGGTGGCTCCATCGAGGACAAGGTCAAGTGGGCCCGTGAGCACTTGGAGAAGCCCATCCAGGTCAGCAATGTGTTCGGTCAGGATGAGATGATCGATTGCGTTGGCGTGACCAAGGGTAAGGGTTTCAAGGGTGTCACCTCGCGTTGGCACACCAAGAAGCTGCCCCGCAAGACGCACAAGGGTCTGCGCAAGGTCGCCTGTATCGGTGCCTGGCATCCGTCCCGTGTGTCCACCACTGTGGCACGTGCCGGTCAGAAGGGTTACCACCACCGTACCGAGATCAACAAGAAGATCTACCGCATTGGTGCTGGCATCCACACCAAGGATGGCAAGGTCATCAAGAACAACGCCTCCACCGAGTACGATCTGACCGATAAGAGCATCACCCCCATGGGTGGCTTCCCCCATTATGGTGAGGTCAACAACGACTTTGTCATGATCAAGGGCTGCTGCATTGGCTCCAAGAAGCGCATCATCACCCTGCGCAAGTCCCTGCTGAAGCACACCAAGCGCTCGGCTCTGGAACAGATCAAGCTCAAGTTCATCGACACCTCGTCGAAGATGGGCCATGGTCGCTTCCAGACCCCAGCCGACAAGCTGGCCTTCATGGGTCCCCTCAAGAAGGATCGTCTCAAGGAGGAGGCTGCTGCCACCACCAGTGCTGCtcccgccgccgccgccaccgcctaa
- the LOC117192211 gene encoding uncharacterized protein LOC117192211, translated as MAPPEEPSARIRVMRNKKFRALEMLGGYLDTSVRIIGVVFLADLIRRLALSVIEYFQFSRYYLPEDRLWVILRRSLIYNKSSTFIFLGFVVLGFNRFSATGNYKSLIPTAMYLAQMPLYWLLFSGLGGSTLSYSHWIREPHGLDYASGMASNYFHGYLNLSLPERQGEGLQHRMAVYEETHNITFGLHRLIILIPDEMFVNGIIESDLLGKSNHWKQYT; from the exons ATGGCACCACCAGAAGAACCGTCTGCGCGGATACGAGTAATGAGAAATAAGAAGTTTCGAGCTTTGGAAATGCTTGGCGGTTACCTAG ACACTTCCGTACGTATTATCGGTGTGGTATTCCTGGCGGACCTCATTCGGCGCCTGGCTCTCAGCGTAATTGAATATTTTCAGTTCTCGCGTTACTATTTGCCAGAGGATCGTCTGTGGGTTATACTGAGACGATCGCTtatatacaataaaagcaGCACCTTCATATTTCTGGGCTTCGTTGTCCTAGGATTCAATCGATTTTCTGCAACGGGAAATTACAAATCGCTAATTCCCACGGCCATGTACTTGGCCCAAATGCCGCTGTACTGGCTGCTTTTCAGCGGTCTTGGAGGCAGTACACTATCTTATTCCCACTGGATAAGGGAACCACATGGACTCGATTATGCTTCGGGAATGGCATCGAATTACTTTCACGGCTATTTGAACCTTTCTCTGCCCGAACGACAGGGCGAAGGCCTTCAACACCGCATGGCAGTCTATGAA GAAACACATAACATCACGTTTGGACTGCACCGACTGATCATTCTCATTCCAGACGAAATGTTTGTAAATGGCATCATCGAAAGCGATTTACTGGGAAAGTCGAA CCATTGGAAACAGTACACATAA
- the LOC117192210 gene encoding proteasome subunit alpha type-3-like, with protein MSTIGTGYDLSASQFSPDGRVFQIDYASKAVEKSGTVIGIRVKDCVILAVEKIITSKLYEPDAAGRIFIVEKNIGMAVAGLVADGNYVADIARQEAANYRQQFEQVIPLKLLCDRVSSYVHAYTLYSAVRPFGLSIILASWDENGGPQLYKIEPSGSYFGYFACASGKAKQQAKTEMEKSRFVDLNTEELVKKAGEIIYRVHDELKDKEFRFEMGIVGSETQGIYQINPAVLTELAIKAGENANEEDDSGDEAH; from the exons ATGAGTACAATTGGAACTGGT TATGACTTGTCGGCATCGCAGTTTTCGCCGGACGGTCGCGTTTTTCAAATCGACTATGCTTCCAAAGCCGTGGAGAAAAGTGGCACAGTTATTGGAATTCGTGTCAAGGACTGCGTTATTCTTGCCGTTGAGAAAATAATAACCAGCAAATTATATGAGCCCGATGCCGCGGGACGCATTTTCATTGTTGAGAAGAACATTGGCATGGCCGTGGCTGGGCTGGTGGCCGACGGCAACTATGTGGCTGATATTGCCCGCCAGGAGGCAGCAAATTACCGTCAGCAGTTTGAGCAAGTGATTCCTTTGAAGCTCCTGTGCGACCGCGTGTCGTCCTACGTCCATGCCTACACTTTGTACAGCGCAGTCCGCCCCTTTGGACTGTCTATTATCCTGGCCTCGTGGGATGAAAATGGTGGACCCCAACTCTACAAAATTGAGCCATCAGGCTCGTACTTTGGGTACTTTGCCTGCGCCAGTGGAAAGGCCAAGCAACAGGCCAAGACTGAGATGGAAAAGTCCCGATTTGTCGATTTGAACACTGAGGAACTAGTTAAAAAGGCTGGTGAAAT AATTTACCGCGTTCATGATGAGCTCAAGGACAAGGAATTCCGTTTCGAAATGGGTATCGTGGGCAGTGAAACCCAGGGTATTTATCAAATCAATCCCGCGGTATTGACTGAGTTAGCCATAAAAGCCGGAGAAAATGCTAATGAGGAAGATGACAGCGGTGATGAGGCGCATTAA
- the LOC108158794 gene encoding origin recognition complex subunit 6, with protein sequence MTTLIEQLIAKMGLREEPNVLEKTTELVRLLELRSTNVPLQINEYGKIVLCADLASCLLGIGFDKEQALMLSGLRKSHYLNNKRMFEKLLDLNKLVSVNDICVQLSLNEVTRKADELMNLFKGLVSVEDTDIDTAHPQYAAIAVFLACRLLKKKVSKPKLMPFSNLRPTQWQQLEQQWKRMITKHYKDNKVVSPGDLDEKLKPSQQENLTNGSKKSLKPEDEDYEKWKSRMLAMAQAKLREMEASNDHPVEV encoded by the exons ATGACTACACTAATTGAACAGTTGATCGCAAAGATGGGCTTGCGGGAAGAGCCTAATGTGTTGGA GAAAACCACAGAGTTAGTTCGTTTACTGGAGCTGCGGTCGACAAATGTGCCACTGCAAATAAACGAGTATGGGAAAATCGTCCTGTGCGCTGATCTAGCTTCGTGTCTGCTGGGCATTGGGTTTGACAAGGAGCAGGCGTTAATGCTGTCTGGCCTGCGGAAGAGCCATTACCTAAACAACAAGCGTATGTTTGAGAAGCTCCTGGATCTGAATAAATTGGTCAGCGTAAACGATATATGTGTGCAGCTAAGCCTCAACGAGGTGACTCGCAAAGCCGACGAGTTGATGAATCTCTTCAAAGGTTTGGTTTCTGTTGAAGATACCGACATTGACACTGCTCACCCACAATACGCCGCTATAGCCGTTTTCCTTGCCTGCCGCCTGCTAAAGAAGAAGGTTTCAAAGCCAAAACTAATGCCCTTCAGCAACCTGCGCCCAACCCAATGGCAACAGCTCGAACAGCAGTGGAAGCGAATGATAACCAAGCATTACAAGGATAACAAAGTTGTCTCCCCAGGTGATCTGGATGAAAAGCTTAAACCAAGCCAGCAGGAGAATCTCACGAACGGGTCGAAGAAGTCCCTGAAACCCGAGGACGAAGACTATGAGAAATGGAAATCTAGAATGCTGGCAATGGCTCAAGCAAAGCTGAGAGAAATGGAGGCCTCAAATGACCATCCAGTAGAGGTATAG